AATGGCTGTGCAAGTAATGCAGTTTCACGTTCATGTTAACTCCcagtttttggaatttttaagCATGTTGTCTACCAATTCATAATGTGTTTCAGCTTTGTGGTTtcctaaaaaattttcgacaacCAATACGAAGCTTGACCATGCTTCCGATTCAACTTGATTCATATGGTTTTTAAAATCTTGGTTTTTAATAAGGGAGCGAATTTTGGGACCGTCAAAAATACCTGCTTTTAACTTCTCAATACTGAGACCAGGAAATGATTcacaaatatatttgaagCAGTCGCCGTTCTTATCTAAAGCTTTCACGAATTGTTTCATAAGTCCAAGTTTTATATGGAGGGGAGGCAGGATAACTTTTTCGCGACTTATTAATGGTTCTTCGATGATGTTTGCTTTTCCTACATCCATGTTAAGTCTCTATGGCCAGACTTTCCTGGTCCAGTGTTCATTTTTCGCTCGACTATCCCACAGACATAGAAAGCAAGGATATTTTGTGTATccaaaaatgtaaaacaagcttgatgtttttatattcttcCTTAAGTATAGTGGAATGACCTATTGGGATTGATGCTAACACGTTTCTGTTATGCAGTAACACACATTTCAAACTTCTTTTAGAACTATCTATGAATAGTCGCCAGTCTTGTGGTTGATATTCTGGAGGGcccattaaatttaaaagccCAGAAATGTCATTACAATATACGATATCAttcaaatttgtaaaataaggAAGAATATCGCGCTCTCTAGTTCGATAACTTGTTATTGACACGCCAGGATGAAGGCAATGTTTTTCTTTCAGTCTTGATGCAAGAAGCTCAGCTGATTTCttcgataaatttaaatctcgAATCAAGTCGTTTAGCTCACTCTGAGAAAACCCTTTTCGTGTAGGACTACTTTCTTCGAATTCACTTTCACTGCTGTGTTCATTGCTACTGCTAACGTCTAACATTTCAACATCATCATAACAATCGCCGGGTAAAGAAGTAAATTCCGGTGTTGGTAAATCTTTACTATGCAACGTTGGTGGCTTAGCTGATTGTTGTACATCTGGGTAAATCCATTAACGCTTTTTATACCGATTCATACCCTTTACATTTACAGCGCAAAAATAGCAGTCATCAAAGTGGTTTCTTGGGTCTCTCCAAGTCATCGGTATTCCAAATGGCAGCCCTTTTCGACCTCCTTGTGTCCAGTATCTGAGTGACTCCACACAAATTTTACAAACTTTATGCGGAACCCAACATTTATCTTGCTGTCCAAGGTGTTTTCCAAAATATGCGTGATAGGCTTGTTTAACGAAATCGTTTATATTCCTTCGTTGCTTTTCCTGACAATATTTACCACATATATAGCAGAAATGGTCGGGATTATTAACACAGGACTTGCGTGATGATCCACtcatacttttttattttcaacaactaCGTCAAGATGACAATAAAAATGACACAAGAATGAGTAAACTACACCGAATAGTGATCAAAAAAgacaatgttaaaattttaaggctatttgatatttcgagggttttgttattttaataaaaataccagTTCCACAATTTATACAATGAAAACAAGTTGACGAGGAAAAgagcaataaataaaaaacgcgTATGCGATCCCAGATGTGTAACACTCTGCTATACCACCAATGTTGCTTAGTAAAGATTTACCAATATAGGTGTTTACttgtaattttatgaaatgttAGATAgtattaaaaacgaaaaaaatagtGAAAGTGAATGTGAAGGCTGTAGTCCTATACGTCAATGGCCATCTTAGGGTGAGCttgatattatatttttcccAATCAGACAACTAATTGTCGATTTATGGTAAATTATGTAAAGCTgtcttttcattttatatagatCGGTTTATCACGAAAACTAGAGTCAATTCAAACAATCTAATTTATAGCATAAGAACTTCATAATGATGTGCATTTAAATTGGCTCCATAAAATTAGGCcgcagaaaaaaatattgttttgttttgattatatttattatatataattatccgATTATAATCGGCACTTTactgtatatttttgtatattgcatcttaattgaaattcactgtatatcCTTTAGTAGCGACCTTGTTAAGTTAAATCTATattgattttgttattaattgttttcttgttttagGTAAGTGTTGACGAATGGTGTGCAATGTGGgatgattttgcaaaatcacccGATAACCCCCTCGATTGGCAAGTTCAATACATGAAattcatgtttgaacttgaaGACGCCAGCAATGATGGTTCAATAGATTCAAACGAGTTCACCAGCGTCTGTTCCTGTTACGGACTGGCACCGGCCGAATGCAAAGAAGCTTTTACCAAAATGTCATCGGTAAATTAAAACGAACGCATAAATTAAACCCAAATTAATTCCGCTTATTTCAGAACGGCAAAGAGGTAAATTTCGATCAATTTAAAACGCTTTGGAAGCAATTTTTCGTCTCCGAAAACCCAAGCGATCCaggaaatttcatttttggaaaaacatcGTTTTAATAACACAAATCTGCTCCAAACTATATCTTCTTAAACTATATTTCAAAgtaaaaactatataaaaacAACTCTGTATACTTGATGTTGCTGTACGAATTTATCGTTTTACTCTTAAATTGTTCAACACATCACATTTCCATTCTTATGTATGTATGTTTATGAAATAACATagtatgaataaataaaagattttattcaaactAATTATCctggatttaattaattattttttaatctcgatgattcattattaattaacgttatataatttaaaaaataacctttttgATGAttcataaacaattattagCTCCATCTATcgtttaaaactaaaaacattttgacCTTGAAAACTGTAATAGGttttataaaatagaatttgtGTCTATTTTAGCATCTTATTATTGTTTTGGACggtattacaaaagttgtgcaACAATTTCGAAGTCCCACCGCAAAAAAAATGCTGTAGAGATGCGATGACCATAAGTTTGAACAAATTTCATCATCCTCAGAATGTGAGATGCCTATTTATTAGAGTGAGAGGCGAAAGATTCCCAGTATTCCCCCACTGATTTGTATTATTTGTATGGAGTAAAAGTAACGTGTTCGTTCGTGTTTTGTGAATGATTTGGTATATAAGGGGTGGTGAAAAAATAACAAGTTTCAATCGAATTTAGTTTGTGGTTTAGTTCaaattaactaaataaaaataaataattttaataaaataaactactaactttattagttactaacaaaaaaaattctttaaaataataaataaattaatacttaaGTATTATGATTGGTGTTTTTactgaaatgatttttattaataataattatgatgttattgttataaatagtGAAGTTTTTATGTTCGATAAACTTTCTAGAGgtggttttaataaaaaaggtgGAAAAACTGTTTTAACTTGTAATTATCGCACGTGTTCAGACTTATCACATTGTTCTTGTTGGCGAATGCATCGTTGTAGCACAATGTAAGTGTTCTTTATagataattaatgatttaagaGGAAATAATTTGTAgatttttagatattaatttttatcttttatcaaattttcatttatataaattaaaaagaccAAGTTATAATTAGAAATACTTTggaagataaaattatttactacCTTATATGGTGGGTTAATTAAGATATCATACTTAAGTACAATTACAcaatattgtttaataattttgtgtgatttttaaattaaatgaaaaaaaacttttttaattagaattaGTTGATCGGTTATATCATTGTGAAGCTAAAACCACCTACTTTAAGATAAACCATAACAAATTCAAGGTTAATAATCgaattttctagaaaaataatgttgatgTAACCGCtttaattttgagattttgggattaatgaaatgtttaaaacattgtttaaCAAGCATTATTTAAGCggatgatttatattttaaattaaggttgaaaattaaaataaaccataaaaataattttattttctgctTAACCGGtttcaactatttttagtcatcttcaggagcTTTAGCCACGTCAATTTTActgttaattttcaaaacctacaaataaaaataaaacaaccgCTGTTGtgaataacataaaaataaggTACAACacaaaattagaaacatttttgacaataatTAACAACAAGAATTTGGGAATACGATTGTAAATAAGAAGATAAATccagattttgaaaattaaaagtaaaattgacGTGGCTAAAgctcctgaagatgactaaaaatagttgaaaccgccgaaaataaaatttatccatctcaaaaacaaagtttttattcacCTAATTATTCTAACTAGATGggaagtaataatattaatgacttCTATAAATGACATAATTTGGGAAAGAACAAACAGGTGGGGTCATATGTAGGTGAGGTGTCTGAGTTACAAAAATGATATATGTCATTTTTCTTGCTTCtctaaaatctttttttttttgttgtgacCTGTCAAGTATCATTATGTCACATTTCAAgccaaaattataatatttttttagtttgatTATGACTTTCAACCTCAGAtactacttttaataaaaaaataaaaaattaagtttgtgTACAATGCAGGAATACATTTTGTCGAGATAAGGTATTTAATATGAGCCTGCTTTGTAGCAGagatttccattttttttgtatgccGGAAAGTaatgatggaacggatagtgattttgcaaaacgccggataccggatatccgacatatctatccggccattatggttataatttttggtgcatttctgaagtgataccctagaTTGCcgcattattgcgatatttgaataaaaatgaaattaataagaaagctgataagatatgtccaacttaaattaattttatagcgaattttgaaagttatctatgaaaattgcaacatcgaagattttatcaaaatttcaaatattattttctcaaaaactaaaagttatttttcaaaatgtgttttggttcattggaaagagggcacttttattaacattttgggaaatgttcatactcatatttcaagaaatcgattttatacgaatttttgaaacttaatcggcgaaaattgcaaaattcgaaaaaattttcgatcatttcaaaaatttatttctcaaaaactaaaggtgatttttcaaaacggcttgttgcattaaaaagggaacactttaattaataattggtgatatttccacaaggacccttccaaaaattaattttatagcgaattttgaaaattatggtGGAGTattaagtaataagtttttaatatccggccaaagcTGGATATTTGGCAACTATCCAATATCCGCCCGGAACAAAGTTTCCAATTCTACGGTTTACTTACAGCcgaaatataaaacaaatcaaTTTACATCGATTTGCGCATATTCTTTTTGTTCAGATGTAGTTTTCACAAAAAGAATGCCGAGGTCAGTCTTCTGcactttaattacttttatgtCGGATATTTATTATCTGTTCGTTGTTTGATGGTTTGCTGTAGTTTGACCCTACCTGTTGAGagagatttttcaaatctACAAAATCCTCGTAACCCAATTCTGTTACTTAATACGGATTTCCTGTTTTTCTCGCAGAACCTAATTAATCTGACATAGTCAGTGGGCATATAGTTGTTGCCCGATTTCAGAGCTTATTTAATTGACTTCTCTATGACAGAATGCATATTATCTCCTTCATTTTGTGTGTGACCGAtttgattttcaatttttgcacAGCATACAGGTACATTGCCATTATAAATGTGTTCTTTTGCTGGCCGCAACAATTAACCGAGTAAAGTacaattttaaggttatcgtCG
This region of Onthophagus taurus isolate NC chromosome 3, IU_Otau_3.0, whole genome shotgun sequence genomic DNA includes:
- the LOC111420662 gene encoding calexcitin-1, with the protein product MADFRKKKQLYVFNVFFDVNRSGTIDSKDFELAIEKICTLRGWSSGSPQYQKTHTSMMKIWDGLRQRADANNDDQVSVDEWCAMWDDFAKSPDNPLDWQVQYMKFMFELEDASNDGSIDSNEFTSVCSCYGLAPAECKEAFTKMSSNGKEVNFDQFKTLWKQFFVSENPSDPGNFIFGKTSF